A single region of the Anaerococcus urinomassiliensis genome encodes:
- a CDS encoding ABC transporter ATP-binding protein codes for MIKNSTFKIMNIIKSYGQYYFILSFVLEIISALIFPISLVLMEKFVNTSIDYFLTRDNLNLLIRYLLLFLFTFFLVSNFNLFTNTVDIHLQRNIKKNISSEITDKFYKINYECFEDSNFNDTLNRMQNNPDEKIFDIYKSYMAIIKSLVSIVSVNIIISKISPIFSLTYSILIAAICYFDFMAMNEMNNMFNNQSYSERESDYFKKLLSDKHSLVDLRVYKACNFIYDKFSKANKEKVDERISTSIKNQKYFIVSNILISMWVISILYMVYKNIMDASINIGLFVAVITSIDQILSLSENISYDFSFISQNILNLEHFEKFMSQKEEYDKANQNKIDSSFIEFKNVSFTYPNTKDKVLDNISFKIDMNKTLALVGENGSGKSTIIKLILKLYKVDTGEILIGNINIDDISRSQLQDVFSVVFQDFSKYEITVRENVALSDINNIDDDMKIRNCLDSFKLSKLDNLDQNLGKIRKDGIDLSFGQWQKLALARAIFKQAPFTIFDEPTSSLDPISENKMYENLHILSSTHGSIFVSHRLASCKMCDEIILIDDGKVKEYGNHKDLIYQNGLYKKMYEEQSSWYRESDRNV; via the coding sequence ATGATAAAAAACAGTACTTTTAAAATAATGAATATAATTAAGTCTTATGGGCAATATTATTTTATATTAAGCTTTGTTTTGGAAATAATATCTGCTTTGATTTTTCCCATAAGCTTAGTTCTTATGGAAAAGTTTGTTAATACAAGTATAGATTATTTCCTAACAAGGGATAATTTAAATTTACTTATTAGATATTTACTCTTATTTTTATTTACATTTTTTCTGGTTTCAAATTTCAATTTATTTACAAATACAGTTGACATACATTTACAAAGAAATATAAAGAAGAATATTTCTTCTGAAATTACGGATAAATTCTATAAAATCAATTATGAATGCTTTGAAGATTCAAATTTTAATGATACTTTAAATAGGATGCAAAATAATCCTGATGAAAAGATTTTTGATATATACAAATCTTATATGGCTATTATTAAATCGTTAGTAAGTATTGTATCGGTTAACATAATAATATCAAAGATTTCACCAATATTTTCTTTAACCTATAGTATTTTGATTGCAGCTATATGTTATTTTGATTTTATGGCTATGAATGAGATGAATAATATGTTTAACAATCAATCTTATTCAGAAAGAGAATCAGATTATTTTAAAAAATTACTATCAGATAAACACTCTTTAGTTGACCTTAGAGTTTATAAAGCTTGTAATTTTATATATGATAAATTTTCTAAGGCTAATAAAGAGAAGGTAGATGAAAGAATATCTACAAGTATAAAAAATCAAAAATATTTTATCGTTAGCAATATATTGATTAGTATGTGGGTGATAAGTATTCTTTATATGGTGTATAAAAATATAATGGATGCGTCTATTAATATAGGTCTTTTCGTAGCTGTAATTACAAGTATAGATCAAATTTTATCTTTAAGTGAAAATATATCCTATGATTTTTCATTTATATCTCAAAATATTTTAAATTTAGAACATTTTGAAAAATTTATGTCTCAAAAAGAAGAATATGATAAAGCAAATCAAAATAAGATAGACTCTTCTTTTATTGAATTTAAGAATGTTAGTTTTACATATCCAAATACTAAGGATAAGGTTCTAGATAATATTTCTTTTAAAATAGATATGAATAAAACTTTAGCTTTAGTAGGGGAAAATGGGTCTGGAAAATCAACCATTATAAAATTAATTTTAAAACTATATAAGGTTGATACAGGAGAAATCCTTATTGGTAATATAAATATAGATGATATTTCCAGAAGTCAATTACAAGATGTATTTTCTGTAGTATTCCAAGATTTTTCAAAGTATGAGATTACTGTTAGAGAAAATGTAGCCTTATCAGATATTAACAATATAGATGATGATATGAAAATAAGGAATTGCCTAGATAGTTTTAAGCTTAGCAAGCTAGATAATCTCGATCAAAATCTTGGGAAAATAAGGAAAGACGGTATAGATTTGTCATTTGGTCAATGGCAGAAATTAGCACTTGCTAGAGCGATATTTAAACAAGCACCTTTTACAATATTTGATGAACCAACTTCAAGTCTTGATCCTATATCAGAAAATAAAATGTATGAAAATCTTCACATTTTAAGTTCAACGCATGGATCAATTTTTGTATCACATAGACTGGCATCATGTAAAATGTGTGACGAAATTATTTTGATTGATGATGGTAAAGTAAAGGAATACGGCAATCATAAAGATTTAATTTATCAAAATGGCTTATATAAGAAAATGTACGAAGAACAAAGTAGCTGGTATAGGGAAAGTGATAGAAATGTTTAA
- a CDS encoding ATP-binding cassette domain-containing protein: protein MFKKLLRTIFTFIPIASLLVTINFIIEALVPVSITYIISKLVSSINLYFNNNSGIDDIKYWMCIFVGVFIIKGLNSSIYSISLNAYLFEKLNNILEINLVRKASSISILSYENPEVLNIKRRAESAVENEVIPMVYYKLLEVFKNLIIFISMIVALSTFDYRLSFISIIATIPHFINRLVRGKEFYKIKEFQSEDEREKNYLYSLIAGKDTNKELRVYDKEKYIKKKYMNTLFKLEDKLWKFKLHDNRNFALCEILVIMGFGISLSLSLKLMIDGAINVGQFSALILGLENLSEASKNFLINVGAIPSSLLFANNYFDFLELEEDNLDEGYKLAEIRSIEFKNVSFTYPNTTKKALSNVSFEIKSGESIVIVGENGSGKTTIKNLILNLYDNYNGDILINDMNINEISKNSLYALTSTVNQNIVDYKLKADESILLEKTDGKNNKEIDDNLSYLSLDHLKDKEGYKRLGKEFNGLELSTGQWQRLALARSNIANSKLKLFDEPTSSLDPLEENKILKDIIKQSKKDPLAISIIISHRLGLAKFADKILVMKESKLLGVGDHNNLIKNNPEYIRLYNSQSKWYKD from the coding sequence ATGTTTAAGAAATTATTAAGGACAATATTTACATTTATTCCAATCGCGAGTCTTCTTGTAACAATAAATTTTATAATTGAAGCACTAGTTCCAGTTAGTATAACTTATATAATATCTAAATTAGTAAGTTCAATAAACTTATATTTTAATAATAATTCAGGGATTGATGATATAAAATATTGGATGTGTATCTTTGTTGGCGTATTTATTATAAAGGGGCTTAATAGCTCTATTTATAGTATTAGTTTGAATGCTTATTTATTTGAGAAACTAAATAATATTTTGGAAATCAATTTGGTTAGAAAAGCATCAAGTATTAGCATCTTATCATACGAAAATCCAGAAGTTTTAAATATAAAAAGAAGAGCAGAATCAGCAGTAGAAAATGAAGTTATACCAATGGTATATTATAAACTTTTAGAAGTTTTTAAAAATCTTATAATATTTATAAGTATGATTGTAGCTTTATCTACCTTTGATTATAGACTAAGTTTTATTTCAATTATTGCAACAATTCCTCATTTTATAAATAGACTAGTTAGAGGTAAAGAATTTTATAAGATTAAAGAATTCCAAAGTGAAGATGAGAGAGAAAAAAATTACTTATACTCTTTAATAGCAGGTAAAGATACTAACAAAGAGCTTAGAGTATATGATAAAGAAAAATATATAAAGAAAAAATATATGAATACATTATTTAAGCTTGAAGATAAATTATGGAAATTCAAGCTTCATGATAATAGAAACTTCGCTTTATGTGAAATCTTAGTGATTATGGGTTTTGGTATATCCTTAAGTCTATCTTTAAAACTAATGATAGATGGAGCTATAAATGTTGGACAATTTTCAGCTCTTATTTTAGGGTTAGAAAATCTAAGTGAAGCTAGCAAGAATTTTTTAATAAATGTTGGAGCCATACCATCATCCTTATTATTTGCCAATAATTATTTTGATTTTTTGGAACTAGAAGAAGATAATCTGGACGAAGGATATAAACTAGCTGAAATTAGATCAATTGAATTTAAAAATGTTAGCTTTACTTATCCGAATACTACAAAAAAAGCACTGTCAAATGTAAGCTTTGAAATTAAAAGTGGTGAAAGCATAGTAATAGTTGGAGAAAATGGATCTGGGAAAACAACTATTAAGAATTTGATACTTAATCTATATGATAATTACAATGGCGATATTTTAATAAATGATATGAATATTAATGAGATATCGAAAAATTCATTATATGCACTTACAAGTACCGTTAATCAAAATATAGTAGATTATAAATTAAAGGCAGATGAATCTATATTATTAGAAAAAACAGATGGAAAAAATAATAAAGAAATCGATGATAATTTGTCATATCTATCTCTTGATCACCTTAAAGATAAAGAAGGATATAAAAGATTGGGAAAAGAATTTAATGGATTAGAATTATCTACTGGACAATGGCAAAGATTGGCATTAGCTAGATCTAATATAGCAAATAGTAAATTAAAATTATTTGATGAGCCGACATCTTCGTTAGATCCATTAGAAGAAAATAAGATATTAAAAGACATAATAAAACAAAGTAAAAAAGATCCATTAGCTATATCAATAATAATTTCTCATAGATTAGGTCTTGCTAAGTTTGCTGATAAAATTCTAGTTATGAAAGAAAGTAAATTGCTAGGAGTTGGAGATCATAACAATCTGATAAAAAATAATCCAGAATATATAAGACTTTATAATTCTCAATCAAAATGGTACAAAGATTAA
- a CDS encoding helix-turn-helix domain-containing protein has protein sequence MNEYDFSYIGKRIKYERQEKNISREELAIRSLVSVETIRKIEKNLCDPNISTLIPICNELSIDISRIFFDYPNSPSYKL, from the coding sequence ATGAATGAGTATGATTTTTCCTATATTGGTAAAAGAATAAAATATGAACGTCAAGAGAAAAATATTTCTAGAGAAGAATTAGCAATCAGATCCTTAGTGTCAGTAGAAACTATAAGGAAAATTGAAAAAAATCTGTGTGATCCTAATATTTCAACACTAATCCCTATTTGTAATGAGCTTTCAATTGATATAAGTAGAATATTTTTTGATTATCCAAACTCACCATCTTATAAATTATAA
- a CDS encoding helix-turn-helix transcriptional regulator, which yields MDRENRAMYPFIGREIKNIRKYKHITQEELSKISGVNKDTIRKIENGYVDANIVTLLLILEALGVSISDVSETFLNQKGTMYSNINSIYKGIEESLLIFDYKKIEVLLSKLEELDYSFLPFSSYEEIESKRLLYRSFVEDSLYKNDEKSIDLLFESIGVSYKSFDLNHLDKHSYNGLQTRILMNIASIYNKYDIEKSFEIYKHLIISNDNLEERNQLLYNLINTKYLIGDYKEALKLSTKLLKSIGNNDTRLHILALFQKGLLLEKMGRIDSSIIYLKSAINLSLLTSNSNLSKKMKTIADKLI from the coding sequence ATGGATAGAGAAAATAGAGCTATGTACCCCTTTATAGGCAGAGAAATTAAAAATATAAGAAAATATAAACATATAACTCAAGAAGAATTGTCTAAAATTAGTGGCGTTAATAAGGATACAATTAGAAAGATTGAAAACGGATATGTTGATGCTAATATTGTTACATTACTCTTAATATTAGAAGCATTAGGAGTGAGTATAAGTGATGTAAGCGAAACTTTTCTAAATCAAAAGGGGACAATGTATTCTAATATTAATAGCATTTATAAAGGCATAGAAGAAAGTCTTTTAATTTTCGATTACAAAAAAATAGAAGTATTGCTTAGCAAACTAGAAGAGCTGGATTACTCATTTTTACCATTTTCTTCCTATGAAGAAATAGAATCTAAAAGATTATTATATAGATCATTTGTAGAAGATAGTTTATATAAAAATGATGAAAAATCTATAGATTTACTTTTTGAATCAATTGGAGTATCATATAAAAGTTTTGATTTGAATCATTTGGATAAGCACAGTTACAATGGTCTTCAGACTAGAATATTGATGAACATTGCATCAATTTATAATAAATATGATATAGAAAAATCATTTGAAATATATAAGCACCTAATAATTTCGAATGATAATTTAGAAGAAAGGAATCAACTACTGTATAACCTTATTAATACTAAATATTTAATTGGTGATTATAAAGAAGCATTGAAACTAAGTACAAAATTACTTAAATCTATAGGCAATAATGATACTAGATTGCATATATTAGCATTGTTTCAAAAAGGTTTGTTGCTAGAAAAGATGGGTAGGATAGATTCCTCAATTATATATTTAAAGTCAGCAATCAATCTATCTTTACTAACTTCTAATTCAAATTTATCAAAAAAAATGAAAACTATAGCAGATAAGTTAATATAA
- a CDS encoding ATP-binding cassette domain-containing protein: MKQIEAGFYLDQLIRIIVIIGLIMCISKVAYNMLSSKVSFLSFESRMNYLFDINSKAINNRYRSFEDEKFVSSYQRTLSFFSSDIEGYQEAINGFIEIIPFFILTVFSGFFIGRYSILILLISIIIAFIIFPIKDKINSFDLLEDEDLGDIENRKDYYHSLTTNSKYSKDIRVFHLKDMILKRYRDVIDDLFDIFDRKSKLSLKVKLHISLLLILNDISILAILLFRHKNILVSDFVIILNMYYLFSESIIKVLESYSSIRKNSNLFERYDQVLNKNLQDFNEFDVINKFKVDFINVSYKYPGSSDFALENLSVSFTSDEKIAIIGENGAGKTTFIKLLIGLLEPTSGQILFDGKNISADDRINYFASTFQTSKLFPGSLADNLFFNNKQNRDLEFIKSYIHKNKIENKSKFRDLDLEDYIGNEFFDDAFIPSGGQEQLIVTLRALLSNKRMLIFDEPTSNLDIDKEIKFYNILSEFEDRGYIIISHRISITNVVDRIIVIRDKKVENSGTYHYLKENSPYFKHLLDISEELMKGAIDD, translated from the coding sequence ATGAAACAAATTGAGGCTGGTTTTTATTTGGACCAACTAATTAGGATTATTGTAATTATTGGACTTATAATGTGCATAAGTAAAGTGGCTTATAATATGCTTAGTAGTAAGGTTTCCTTTCTTTCTTTTGAGTCTAGAATGAACTACCTTTTTGATATAAATTCGAAAGCTATAAATAATAGGTATAGGTCTTTTGAAGACGAAAAATTTGTAAGTAGCTACCAAAGGACGCTAAGTTTTTTTTCTTCTGATATAGAAGGATATCAAGAAGCAATAAATGGATTTATTGAGATAATTCCTTTTTTTATATTAACAGTATTTAGTGGTTTTTTTATAGGAAGATACTCTATATTAATTCTTCTTATAAGTATAATTATAGCATTTATCATTTTCCCAATTAAAGATAAGATCAATAGCTTTGATTTACTTGAAGATGAAGATTTAGGAGATATAGAAAATAGAAAAGATTACTACCACTCACTTACTACTAATAGTAAATATAGCAAAGATATCAGAGTTTTTCACCTTAAAGATATGATTCTAAAAAGATATAGAGATGTAATTGATGACTTATTTGATATTTTTGATAGAAAATCAAAACTAAGTCTTAAAGTTAAGCTACATATTAGTTTGCTTTTAATTTTAAATGATATATCTATTTTAGCAATACTTTTATTTAGACATAAAAATATTTTAGTTAGTGATTTTGTAATTATATTAAATATGTATTACCTATTTAGTGAGTCTATTATTAAAGTATTAGAGAGTTATTCATCTATTAGGAAAAACTCTAATCTTTTTGAAAGGTATGATCAAGTTTTAAATAAAAATCTTCAAGATTTCAATGAATTTGATGTAATAAATAAGTTTAAGGTTGATTTTATTAATGTATCATACAAGTATCCTGGATCTAGTGATTTTGCATTAGAAAATTTAAGTGTGAGCTTCACATCTGATGAGAAAATAGCTATTATTGGAGAAAACGGTGCTGGTAAAACAACATTTATAAAGTTATTAATAGGATTGCTTGAGCCAACTAGCGGGCAAATATTATTTGATGGCAAAAATATATCAGCTGATGATAGGATTAATTATTTCGCGTCAACATTCCAAACATCTAAATTATTCCCTGGTAGCCTAGCGGATAATCTTTTTTTCAATAATAAGCAAAATAGAGATTTAGAGTTTATAAAATCTTACATACATAAAAATAAGATTGAAAATAAGTCGAAATTTCGAGACCTTGATCTTGAAGACTATATAGGTAACGAGTTTTTTGATGATGCTTTTATACCTTCAGGTGGACAAGAGCAACTAATTGTAACATTAAGGGCACTTTTATCTAATAAAAGGATGCTAATATTTGACGAACCTACATCTAACTTAGACATTGACAAAGAGATTAAATTCTATAATATTCTTTCTGAATTTGAAGATAGAGGATATATAATAATATCACATAGGATATCTATAACTAATGTAGTAGATAGAATAATAGTTATTAGAGATAAAAAGGTAGAAAATTCTGGGACTTATCATTATCTTAAAGAAAATTCTCCTTATTTTAAGCACTTACTAGATATATCTGAAGAGCTAATGAAAGGAGCAATAGATGATTGA